A single window of Candidatus Omnitrophota bacterium DNA harbors:
- a CDS encoding type II toxin-antitoxin system RelE/ParE family toxin — translation MYKVKFPTSSIERKFFKELDGISPEALKKEVLNAARSLAQNPRPKGEPKINPPIEIYDYLARYRLPVANWRILYDVEDNTKTVWLLALRKRNERTYR, via the coding sequence GTGTATAAGGTTAAATTTCCTACTTCATCCATTGAGAGGAAATTTTTTAAAGAGTTGGATGGTATAAGTCCCGAGGCACTTAAAAAAGAGGTGTTAAATGCTGCCCGTTCGCTCGCTCAAAATCCCCGTCCTAAGGGTGAGCCGAAGATCAACCCGCCAATAGAAATATACGATTATCTTGCACGATACCGCTTGCCTGTCGCCAATTGGCGTATTTTATATGATGTAGAGGACAACACTAAAACAGTATGGCTGCTTGCGCTCCGGAAAAGGAATGAGCGTACTTACCGGTAG